One Microbispora sp. ZYX-F-249 genomic window carries:
- a CDS encoding ABC transporter ATP-binding protein, producing the protein MSTVADQANPVHVRSLRKRYGPVNAVEEVDLDVRSGEVFALLGPNGAGKTTTVEILVGVRRRTSGDVRVLGRDPAEDAPEWRARIGVVPQTTGAYTDLTVREVVEHFASFYPAPLPVAEVIDMVGLGKQARKQAQTLSGGQARRLDVAVGVVGDPDLIFLDEPTTGLDPVARREAWDLVRYFTGRGKTTVLTTHYLDEVEALAQRAAVIVNGRVVESGPVTELGGRRATPAAVSFARTDGLRAGLPALPDDAVVEEAEGLVVVRTHHPTEAMAALLPWAAASGVRELPDLRIHRPSLEEIYLDLIRSNQEGGVV; encoded by the coding sequence ATGTCCACGGTCGCCGACCAGGCGAATCCCGTCCACGTGCGCTCCCTGCGCAAGCGGTACGGTCCGGTGAACGCGGTCGAGGAGGTGGACCTCGACGTGCGGAGCGGCGAGGTGTTCGCCCTCCTCGGGCCGAACGGCGCCGGTAAGACCACCACGGTGGAGATCCTGGTGGGCGTTCGCCGGCGGACCTCCGGCGACGTGCGCGTCCTCGGCCGCGACCCGGCCGAGGACGCGCCCGAGTGGCGCGCCCGGATCGGCGTCGTCCCCCAGACGACGGGGGCGTACACCGACCTGACCGTACGCGAGGTGGTCGAGCACTTCGCGTCGTTCTATCCCGCGCCACTGCCGGTGGCCGAGGTGATCGACATGGTCGGCCTCGGCAAGCAGGCGCGCAAGCAGGCGCAGACGCTGTCCGGCGGCCAGGCGCGGCGGCTCGACGTCGCGGTCGGCGTCGTCGGAGACCCCGATCTGATCTTCCTGGACGAGCCGACGACGGGGCTCGACCCCGTGGCCCGCCGGGAGGCGTGGGACCTCGTCCGGTATTTCACCGGCCGGGGCAAGACCACCGTGCTGACCACCCACTACCTGGACGAGGTCGAGGCGCTGGCGCAGCGCGCGGCCGTCATCGTCAACGGGCGGGTCGTCGAGTCGGGCCCGGTGACGGAGCTGGGCGGCCGGCGCGCGACGCCCGCGGCGGTGAGCTTCGCCAGGACGGACGGGCTCCGCGCGGGCCTGCCCGCGCTGCCGGACGACGCCGTGGTGGAGGAGGCGGAGGGCCTGGTCGTCGTGCGTACGCACCACCCCACCGAGGCCATGGCCGCGCTGCTGCCCTGGGCGGCCGCCTCCGGCGTACGCGAACTGCCGGACCTGCGCATCCACCGGCCGTCGCTGGAGGAGATCTACCTGGACCTCATCCGGAGCAACCAGGAAGGCGGTGTCGTGTGA
- a CDS encoding NHLP family bacteriocin export ABC transporter peptidase/permease/ATPase subunit: MSQVTAPRADAQPPRAPRGRAHPRKGGRRGSTPTVIQMEAVECGAAALAMVLGHYGKFVPLEELRAACAVSRDGAKASSVIAAARKYGLEAKGFQMELDDLRDVVKPAIIFWAFQHFMVVEGIRTRFGRQAVAVNDPASGPRLLDWDEFDSGFTGIVLTFEPGPGFRPGGRPTRVAEALLSRRLPSGRALPLVLLASLLLVVPGIITPAFSRVFIDHILTGRSPGFILPLLLAMSMTALAMFVLTSVQRHYLLRMEIRMGLVSSARFFRHLLRLPVEFFLQRRPAEVARRVSANDTVAEILSRDLAVTVVNLVLVLFYAVVLIRYDLLLGLIGVGMALLNIVVLRQVSRARTDAVAALRADLGNLTSATFNTLQLVETVKATGAEPGAFQRWAGFLAKAVTARQRLGVPSAVITVVPPLLAGVNSGLILLVGGLRVVDGAVSVGLLVAFQSLLGSLSRPVTQLTNLGGRLQDISADITRLYDVERHPRSPVFDREDRPLGSRLDGSITFEEVTFGYNPLAKPVIKQVSFAVVPGRRVAIVGSSGSGKSTIGKLAAGLYGPASGRVLLDGRDRQEISRTELAASIAYVDQDISLFEGTVRDNLTLWSDDVSDEVVTAALHDAAIFDVISARPGGLNSRVREGGRNFSGGQRQRMELARALAAQPTLLVLDEATSALDPETERVIADNLRRRGCACLIIAHRLSTVRDADEILVLHEGEVVERGTHEDLVRLGGHYARLIENARAGGEGADQ; the protein is encoded by the coding sequence ATGAGCCAGGTCACGGCGCCCCGCGCCGACGCCCAGCCGCCCCGGGCCCCGCGCGGGCGCGCTCATCCCCGGAAGGGCGGCCGGCGCGGGAGCACGCCGACCGTCATCCAGATGGAGGCCGTCGAGTGCGGGGCGGCCGCCCTCGCCATGGTCCTCGGCCACTACGGCAAGTTCGTGCCGTTGGAGGAGCTGCGGGCCGCCTGCGCGGTGTCCCGCGACGGCGCGAAGGCGTCCAGTGTGATCGCCGCCGCCCGCAAGTACGGGCTGGAGGCCAAGGGCTTCCAGATGGAGCTGGACGACCTGCGTGACGTCGTGAAACCGGCGATCATCTTCTGGGCGTTCCAGCACTTCATGGTCGTCGAGGGCATCCGTACCCGCTTCGGCAGGCAGGCGGTGGCGGTCAACGACCCCGCGAGCGGTCCCCGCCTGCTCGACTGGGACGAGTTCGACTCGGGCTTCACCGGCATCGTGCTGACCTTCGAGCCCGGGCCCGGGTTCCGGCCCGGCGGCCGCCCCACCCGGGTGGCCGAGGCGCTGCTGTCGCGTCGCCTGCCCTCCGGCCGGGCGCTGCCGCTGGTGCTGCTGGCGAGCCTGCTGCTGGTCGTGCCCGGGATCATCACGCCGGCGTTCAGCCGGGTGTTCATCGACCACATCCTCACCGGCCGCAGTCCCGGCTTCATCCTGCCGCTGCTGCTGGCGATGTCGATGACCGCCCTGGCGATGTTCGTGCTGACCTCGGTCCAGCGGCACTACCTGCTGCGCATGGAGATACGGATGGGGCTGGTCAGCTCCGCCCGTTTCTTCCGGCATCTGCTGCGCCTGCCGGTGGAGTTCTTCCTGCAACGCAGGCCCGCCGAGGTCGCCAGGCGGGTGTCGGCCAACGACACGGTCGCCGAGATCCTGTCCAGGGATCTGGCGGTCACCGTCGTCAACCTCGTCCTGGTGCTCTTCTACGCGGTCGTCCTGATCCGGTACGACCTGCTGCTCGGCCTCATCGGCGTGGGCATGGCGCTGCTCAACATCGTGGTCCTGCGGCAGGTGTCGAGGGCGAGGACCGACGCGGTGGCCGCCCTGCGGGCCGACCTCGGCAACCTCACCTCGGCCACCTTCAACACGCTGCAACTCGTGGAGACCGTCAAGGCCACCGGCGCCGAGCCCGGCGCGTTCCAGAGATGGGCGGGGTTCCTGGCCAAGGCCGTGACCGCCCGGCAGCGGCTGGGCGTGCCCAGCGCGGTCATCACGGTCGTGCCACCGCTGCTCGCCGGGGTCAACAGCGGGCTCATCCTGCTCGTCGGCGGTCTGCGGGTGGTGGACGGGGCGGTCAGCGTCGGCCTGCTGGTGGCCTTCCAGAGCCTGCTCGGCTCGCTGTCGCGGCCGGTCACCCAGCTCACCAACCTCGGCGGGCGCCTCCAGGACATCTCGGCCGACATCACGCGCCTGTACGACGTGGAACGCCACCCCCGCTCGCCCGTCTTCGACCGCGAGGACAGACCCCTGGGCAGCCGCCTCGACGGGTCGATCACCTTCGAGGAGGTGACGTTCGGCTACAACCCGCTGGCCAAGCCGGTGATCAAGCAGGTGTCGTTCGCGGTGGTGCCCGGCCGCCGGGTGGCGATCGTGGGGAGCTCGGGGAGCGGCAAGTCGACGATCGGCAAGCTCGCGGCGGGGCTGTACGGGCCGGCGTCGGGCCGGGTGCTGCTCGACGGGCGCGACCGCCAGGAGATCTCGCGGACCGAGCTGGCGGCCTCGATCGCGTACGTGGACCAGGACATCTCGCTGTTCGAGGGCACGGTGCGCGACAACCTCACGCTGTGGAGCGACGACGTCTCCGACGAGGTCGTCACCGCCGCGCTGCACGACGCGGCGATCTTCGACGTCATCTCCGCACGCCCCGGCGGGCTCAACAGCCGGGTGCGCGAGGGCGGGCGCAACTTCAGCGGCGGCCAGCGTCAGCGGATGGAGCTGGCCAGGGCGCTGGCCGCGCAGCCGACCCTGCTCGTCCTCGACGAGGCCACCAGCGCGCTGGACCCGGAGACCGAGCGGGTGATCGCCGACAACCTGCGCCGCCGGGGATGCGCCTGCCTGATCATCGCTCATCGGTTGTCGACCGTACGGGACGCCGACGAGATCCTCGTGCTGCACGAGGGCGAGGTGGTGGAGCGCGGCACACACGAGGACCTGGTGCGTCTCGGCGGGCACTACGCGCGGTTGATCGAGAACGCCCGGGCGGGCGGCGAGGGAGCGGACCAATGA
- a CDS encoding class I SAM-dependent methyltransferase, translating into MSGASGVSAGSYDPATTTAGGLSGELARLEAQAELSFDEELRVLRDVGVPAPLLELGAGSGAITRRLRAALPDLPIVAADIDTALLAHAADARVPLMGCDAVRLPLADGVVGTVLLRYVLQHVADPAAVVAEALRVLRPGGRLVVIEVDSMLWGLADPMYPELAGVHGRMAGAQRQAGGDRLIGRKLTRILRRAGFREVVLRPFATTNDDRPTEAFAPHMGPERLAPLVASGALSLPELALAADRWRRFRADPDAWVMLLGLVVAGTAPGGPAESERSTS; encoded by the coding sequence ATGAGCGGGGCGAGCGGGGTGAGCGCCGGCTCCTACGACCCGGCCACGACGACCGCCGGGGGCCTGTCCGGCGAGCTGGCGCGGCTGGAGGCCCAGGCGGAGCTCTCCTTCGACGAGGAGCTGCGGGTCCTGCGCGACGTCGGCGTCCCGGCGCCGCTGCTGGAGCTGGGGGCGGGCTCCGGCGCGATCACGCGGCGGCTGCGGGCCGCGCTGCCGGACCTGCCCATCGTGGCCGCCGACATCGACACCGCGCTGCTGGCGCACGCGGCGGACGCCCGGGTCCCCCTGATGGGCTGCGACGCCGTACGGCTGCCGCTGGCGGACGGCGTCGTGGGCACCGTCCTGCTGCGGTACGTCCTGCAGCACGTGGCCGACCCCGCGGCGGTGGTGGCCGAGGCCCTGCGGGTGCTGCGGCCGGGCGGGCGGCTGGTCGTGATCGAGGTGGACAGCATGCTGTGGGGCCTGGCCGACCCGATGTACCCGGAACTGGCCGGCGTCCACGGCCGCATGGCCGGGGCGCAGCGCCAGGCCGGAGGCGACCGGCTGATCGGCCGCAAGCTCACCCGGATCCTGCGCCGCGCGGGCTTCCGCGAGGTGGTGCTGCGGCCGTTCGCCACCACCAACGACGACCGCCCCACCGAGGCGTTCGCCCCCCACATGGGGCCGGAACGGCTGGCGCCGCTGGTCGCCTCCGGGGCCCTGTCCCTGCCCGAGCTCGCCCTGGCGGCCGACCGGTGGCGGCGTTTCCGCGCCGACCCCGACGCCTGGGTCATGCTGCTCGGCCTCGTCGTCGCCGGAACCGCACCGGGTGGTCCGGCCGAATCCGAACGGAGTACGTCATGA
- a CDS encoding ABC transporter permease, whose protein sequence is MSAPNAALTQEGGAVVLDPVRSAVWRAAVSRSSVELKSFFRNRQSLVFTLLLPVVLLVVLGSIFSGTVPGTHTDFKQMFIAGIIACGVMSVSFNGLAISIAIERDTGMIRRLASSPMPKSAYFIGKVARVAVTGTLETLLLLAVGVLAFGLPLPSTAARWETLVWVLLLGAVACTLLAVAFSSLIPNARSASAIVTLPFLVLQFISGVFFPYSQLPSWMQTVAALFPLKWMTQGLRSVFLPGDFARVEPAGVWELDRVALVLAAWCLAGLALSFLTFRWRGPNVR, encoded by the coding sequence ATGAGCGCTCCCAACGCGGCCCTCACTCAAGAAGGCGGCGCGGTGGTGCTCGATCCCGTCCGCTCCGCGGTGTGGCGGGCGGCCGTCTCGCGGTCGTCGGTCGAGCTCAAGTCGTTCTTCCGCAACCGGCAGTCGCTGGTCTTCACCCTGCTGCTGCCCGTCGTGCTGCTGGTCGTGCTCGGCTCCATCTTCTCGGGGACCGTGCCCGGCACCCACACCGACTTCAAGCAGATGTTCATCGCGGGCATCATCGCCTGCGGCGTGATGAGCGTCAGCTTCAACGGGCTGGCCATCAGCATCGCGATCGAGCGCGACACCGGGATGATCCGCAGGCTGGCCTCCAGCCCGATGCCGAAGTCCGCCTACTTCATCGGCAAGGTGGCGAGGGTGGCCGTGACCGGCACCCTGGAGACGCTGCTGCTGCTGGCCGTCGGCGTGCTGGCGTTCGGGCTGCCGCTGCCCTCGACCGCCGCCCGCTGGGAGACGCTCGTTTGGGTGCTGCTGCTCGGGGCCGTGGCCTGCACGCTGCTGGCCGTGGCCTTCAGCTCGCTCATCCCCAACGCCCGATCGGCGTCGGCCATCGTCACGCTGCCGTTCCTGGTGTTGCAGTTCATCTCGGGGGTGTTCTTCCCCTACAGCCAGCTGCCGTCGTGGATGCAGACGGTGGCGGCGCTGTTCCCGCTCAAGTGGATGACCCAGGGGCTGCGCTCGGTGTTCCTGCCGGGCGACTTCGCCCGCGTCGAGCCCGCGGGCGTGTGGGAGCTCGACCGCGTCGCGCTGGTGCTGGCCGCGTGGTGCCTGGCCGGGCTCGCGCTGAGCTTCCTGACCTTCCGCTGGCGTGGGCCGAACGTCCGCTGA
- a CDS encoding cytochrome P450 encodes MTALRRLPAGLAHPFSPVGRSDPYPAYDWLRANDPVHFDVTSRMWLLTAHEHCAGALKDPRFSAALGQRERVRDDDLPASMLTTDPPDHNRLRAPGTALLGPAAVRELAGDIAAVVDGLLDGLAGAAEVTRDLGEPFATGVLARTLLLPREDEAAFADLARRASVNLDPLAGPQAAREGRAAMGELTRFLDAHVARGPGGSIARLAADERLTRPEMLGILSLAVVGGWRPLAEMVGNALFWLLPRPEALAALRDGGDDLARTAVDELLRLEAPIPFTARVTTAEVSFGDAVIPAGARVLAVVAAANRDPDVFDRPGDLVLTRSPNPHLAFGAGTHFCLGAPLVRQAGALLLRGLAERFPAIRADGDPPAWAPALVPRRLGEFRIRLS; translated from the coding sequence ATGACAGCTCTCCGCCGGCTTCCCGCCGGTCTGGCCCATCCGTTCTCGCCGGTGGGCAGGTCCGACCCGTACCCCGCGTACGACTGGCTGCGGGCCAACGACCCGGTCCACTTCGACGTGACGTCCCGGATGTGGCTGCTGACGGCCCACGAGCACTGCGCGGGCGCGCTGAAGGATCCCCGGTTCTCGGCGGCCCTGGGCCAGCGCGAGCGGGTGCGGGACGACGACCTGCCCGCCTCGATGCTGACCACCGACCCCCCTGACCACAACCGGCTGCGCGCTCCCGGCACGGCCCTGCTCGGACCCGCCGCGGTGCGCGAGCTCGCCGGCGACATCGCCGCCGTCGTCGACGGCCTGCTCGACGGGCTCGCGGGCGCGGCCGAGGTCACCCGGGATCTCGGCGAGCCGTTCGCGACCGGCGTGCTGGCCCGGACGCTGCTGCTGCCGCGCGAGGACGAGGCGGCCTTCGCGGACCTGGCGCGGCGGGCCTCGGTCAACCTCGACCCGCTGGCGGGCCCCCAGGCAGCGCGGGAGGGCCGCGCGGCCATGGGTGAGCTGACCCGGTTCCTCGACGCGCACGTGGCGCGCGGGCCCGGCGGGTCGATCGCGCGGCTGGCCGCGGACGAGCGGCTGACCCGGCCGGAGATGCTGGGCATCCTCTCGCTGGCCGTCGTCGGCGGCTGGCGTCCGCTGGCCGAGATGGTGGGCAACGCGCTGTTCTGGCTGCTGCCCCGTCCCGAGGCGCTGGCCGCCCTGCGCGACGGCGGCGACGACCTGGCCCGTACGGCGGTCGACGAGCTGCTGCGGCTGGAGGCCCCGATTCCCTTCACGGCGAGGGTGACGACCGCCGAGGTGTCCTTCGGGGACGCGGTGATCCCCGCCGGGGCGCGGGTGCTCGCGGTGGTCGCTGCGGCCAACCGCGACCCGGACGTCTTCGACCGCCCCGGCGACCTGGTGCTGACCCGGTCTCCCAATCCCCACCTCGCCTTCGGCGCCGGCACCCATTTCTGTCTGGGCGCGCCCCTCGTCCGGCAGGCCGGCGCGCTGCTGCTGCGCGGCCTGGCCGAGCGCTTCCCCGCGATCCGCGCGGACGGAGACCCGCCGGCCTGGGCGCCCGCGCTCGTGCCGCGGCGGCTGGGCGAGTTCCGGATCCGGCTCTCCTGA
- a CDS encoding NHLP bacteriocin export ABC transporter permease/ATPase subunit yields the protein MSVSTVAESPAFSAFFTDAATPVDYSADRLLVLADLREVLLVERGAVDLFAVRLENGRPVGRWNYLCRVRQGSLMLGSPRGPRHSIVGRPVLGTRVSRLPLARLEGLSARRVHGPSQSGKVVRALSTRDYGLAVREFVRGLDAGLVALAASMRDTLPPRDFVPLVPHEPVVVREGEAVRSVDGVQWITVEDGVVEMPEGVAGQLSAGAEVCVTERDWLMALGPARLRARSTLDLLGEGALWHRWVEHTTRFLYMIDRRVERRNSAELKALTSRAERGGDVLRSTARGFDTLVRDTEARVRLADVAGDSPALAAARLVASHAGFSVTAPPQGGAHGGRIDPLQAIALASGVRTRRIRLDDRWWRRDIGPMVGYRASDGAPLALLPIGSRYVMAAPGEDRVTPVTAAVSGTLTRHADVLYEPLPPTVTGVGGLLRFGLAKNRKDLWTLLSLGTLVAIIGLLVPAMTGLVLGTYVARAEREMIVQGALLVIAGSLVAASLSVVQNFAALRIEGRSSARLQAGAWMRLLSLPATFFTNFSTAELGTTVLGVSAVQETLSGVMTTAALGLFAGLANLVLVYFYDVGLALIATALVLAGVLVCAVAGGLEVRLQRRLYTHEQRLSSRVFQLLTAVPKLRVAAAEDRAFGVWSSEFLRARSVGVSARRVQNFVTTFNAGFPLVASVVVFAVVAGPMLGQVPVPAFLAFFAAFNLLLASVLQFTGAAITAMNVVPMLERLRPILAAEPEEHTGKADPGELSGRIELSRVSFRYGEDGPLVLDEVDVSIEPGEFVAIVGPTGSGKSTILRLLLGFESPSSGTVLYDGQDLHELDIGAVRRQCGVVLQNSALLAGDIKTNIIGSTDHTIDDAWDAAGMAGIADDIASMPMGMHTVLSEGTNTLSGGQRQRIMIARALVSHPRIVLFDEATSALDNPTQKVVTESTRQLNATRIVIAHRLSTIRDADRIVVLDRGRVVQQGRYDELLEDAGGLFARLARRQI from the coding sequence ATGAGCGTCTCGACCGTGGCGGAGTCCCCGGCGTTCTCGGCGTTCTTCACCGACGCGGCCACGCCCGTCGACTACTCGGCCGACCGGCTGCTCGTGCTCGCCGACCTGCGCGAGGTGCTGCTGGTCGAGCGCGGCGCGGTCGACCTGTTCGCCGTACGCCTGGAGAACGGCAGGCCGGTCGGCAGGTGGAACTACCTGTGCCGGGTGCGGCAGGGCTCGTTGATGCTCGGCTCGCCCCGGGGACCCAGGCACAGCATCGTCGGGCGGCCGGTGCTCGGCACCCGCGTGTCGCGCCTGCCGCTGGCCCGGCTGGAGGGCCTGTCGGCCCGGCGCGTCCACGGCCCGTCCCAGTCGGGCAAGGTGGTCCGCGCCCTGTCCACCCGCGACTACGGCCTGGCGGTGCGCGAGTTCGTGCGGGGCCTGGATGCCGGGCTGGTGGCGCTCGCCGCGTCGATGCGCGACACGTTGCCGCCGCGCGACTTCGTCCCGCTGGTGCCGCACGAGCCCGTCGTCGTCCGCGAGGGCGAGGCCGTCCGTTCGGTCGACGGCGTCCAGTGGATCACCGTCGAGGACGGCGTGGTCGAGATGCCCGAGGGCGTCGCCGGCCAGCTCAGCGCGGGCGCCGAGGTCTGCGTCACCGAGCGGGACTGGCTGATGGCGCTCGGCCCGGCCCGGCTGCGCGCCCGGTCGACCCTCGACCTGCTCGGCGAGGGCGCGCTGTGGCACCGGTGGGTCGAGCACACCACCCGCTTCCTCTACATGATCGACCGGCGGGTCGAACGCCGGAACTCCGCCGAGCTGAAGGCGCTGACGAGCCGGGCCGAGCGCGGCGGGGACGTGCTGCGATCCACCGCCCGCGGCTTCGACACGCTGGTGCGCGACACCGAGGCGCGGGTCCGCCTCGCCGACGTGGCGGGGGATTCGCCCGCACTGGCCGCCGCGCGCCTGGTGGCCTCGCACGCCGGGTTCTCGGTGACGGCGCCCCCGCAGGGAGGGGCGCACGGCGGCCGGATCGACCCGCTTCAGGCCATCGCGCTCGCCTCCGGCGTGCGCACCCGCAGGATCCGGCTGGACGACCGCTGGTGGCGGCGGGACATCGGGCCGATGGTGGGCTACCGCGCCTCAGACGGGGCGCCGCTGGCGCTGCTGCCCATCGGGTCGCGCTACGTCATGGCCGCGCCGGGGGAGGATCGCGTCACCCCGGTCACGGCGGCGGTGTCCGGCACCCTGACCCGGCACGCCGACGTGCTGTACGAGCCGCTGCCGCCCACCGTCACCGGGGTGGGCGGGCTGCTGCGGTTCGGGCTCGCCAAGAACCGCAAGGACCTGTGGACGCTGCTCAGCCTGGGCACGCTGGTCGCCATCATCGGCCTGCTGGTGCCCGCCATGACCGGCCTCGTGCTCGGCACGTACGTGGCCAGGGCCGAGCGCGAGATGATCGTGCAGGGCGCGCTGCTGGTGATCGCGGGCTCGCTCGTGGCGGCCTCGCTGTCGGTGGTGCAGAACTTCGCCGCGCTGCGCATCGAGGGCAGGTCGTCGGCCCGCCTGCAGGCGGGCGCGTGGATGCGGCTGCTGTCGCTGCCGGCGACGTTCTTCACCAACTTCTCCACCGCCGAGCTGGGCACCACGGTCCTCGGCGTCAGCGCGGTGCAGGAGACGCTGTCCGGCGTCATGACGACGGCGGCCCTCGGCCTGTTCGCGGGCCTGGCCAACCTCGTGCTCGTGTACTTCTACGACGTGGGGCTGGCGCTGATCGCGACGGCGCTCGTGCTGGCCGGAGTGCTCGTGTGCGCGGTCGCCGGTGGTCTCGAGGTGCGCCTGCAGCGCAGGCTCTACACCCACGAGCAGCGGCTGTCGTCACGGGTCTTCCAGCTTCTGACGGCGGTGCCGAAGCTGCGGGTGGCGGCGGCCGAGGACCGGGCCTTCGGGGTCTGGTCGTCGGAGTTCCTCAGAGCGCGCAGCGTCGGCGTGTCCGCCCGCCGGGTGCAGAACTTCGTCACGACCTTCAACGCCGGTTTCCCGCTGGTCGCCTCGGTCGTCGTCTTCGCCGTGGTGGCCGGGCCGATGCTCGGGCAGGTGCCGGTTCCCGCGTTCCTGGCGTTCTTCGCCGCGTTCAACCTGCTGCTGGCCTCGGTGCTGCAGTTCACCGGCGCGGCGATCACCGCGATGAACGTGGTGCCCATGCTGGAGCGGCTGCGGCCGATCCTGGCGGCCGAGCCGGAGGAGCACACGGGCAAGGCCGATCCGGGCGAGTTGTCGGGCCGGATCGAGCTGTCGCGGGTGTCGTTCCGGTACGGCGAGGACGGGCCGCTCGTCCTGGACGAGGTGGACGTGTCGATCGAGCCCGGTGAGTTCGTCGCGATCGTCGGCCCGACCGGCAGCGGCAAGTCGACGATCCTGCGGCTGCTGCTGGGCTTCGAGTCGCCGAGCTCCGGGACGGTGCTGTACGACGGCCAGGACCTGCACGAGCTGGACATCGGCGCGGTGCGCCGCCAGTGCGGGGTGGTCCTGCAGAACAGCGCGCTGCTGGCCGGCGACATCAAGACCAACATCATCGGCAGCACCGACCACACGATCGACGACGCGTGGGACGCCGCCGGCATGGCGGGCATCGCCGACGACATCGCGAGCATGCCGATGGGCATGCACACGGTGTTGTCGGAGGGCACGAACACGCTGTCGGGCGGGCAGAGGCAGCGCATCATGATCGCGCGTGCGCTCGTCTCGCACCCCCGCATCGTGCTGTTCGACGAGGCGACCAGCGCGCTGGACAACCCCACCCAGAAGGTGGTCACGGAGAGCACCCGCCAGCTCAACGCCACCCGGATCGTGATCGCCCACCGGCTCTCGACGATCAGGGACGCCGACAGGATCGTGGTGCTCGACCGCGGGCGCGTCGTCCAGCAGGGCAGGTACGACGAGCTGCTGGAGGACGCCGGCGGGTTGTTCGCCCGGCTGGCCCGCCGGCAGATCTGA
- a CDS encoding cytochrome P450: MREAPLRFVTEMAAYGDVTRHETETGPVYMLHRPDLARHVLKDNGANYTKDRTPDDDMLRPLLGNGLLTSGGEEWARQRKMIAPAFRPTEVERFDQIMTDAAAALTERWRRAGEEGTAVRVDHDLTALTLTVLARAMLGADIAGVGDGFGRAVDEVNRFIGHFDPASEGGGREGFRRAKAFLDGVTRAIVAARRATGQEGDDLLGAMLASGHAMTATDLRDQVLTIVMAGHETTAKALTWTLYLLDRHPDAARAVRGEVDEVLGEDRTATAADLPRLGACQRAIKEAMRLYPPVWLISRRSVEADVVGGYPIPPGTLVCVSPYVLHRDPRYWHDPETYAPDRFTAEHTHAGHQYLPFGGGPRVCVGRHFAMVEATLVLAVLLRDVRPELVPGFPVEPEALVTLRPRHGMLMVPRPR, from the coding sequence ATGCGGGAGGCCCCGCTGCGCTTCGTCACCGAGATGGCCGCCTACGGCGACGTGACCAGGCACGAGACGGAGACCGGGCCGGTCTACATGCTGCATCGGCCCGACCTGGCCCGGCACGTGCTGAAGGACAACGGCGCCAACTACACCAAGGACCGCACGCCCGACGACGACATGCTGCGTCCTCTGCTCGGCAACGGCCTGCTGACCAGCGGCGGCGAGGAGTGGGCCCGGCAGCGCAAGATGATCGCCCCGGCCTTCCGCCCGACCGAGGTCGAGCGGTTCGACCAGATCATGACCGACGCCGCGGCCGCCCTGACCGAGCGGTGGCGACGGGCCGGCGAGGAGGGCACGGCGGTCCGGGTCGACCACGACCTGACCGCCCTCACGCTCACCGTCCTCGCACGGGCCATGCTCGGCGCCGACATCGCGGGCGTCGGGGACGGCTTCGGACGGGCGGTGGACGAGGTCAACCGCTTCATCGGCCACTTCGACCCCGCGTCCGAGGGCGGCGGCAGGGAGGGGTTCCGCCGGGCGAAGGCGTTCCTCGACGGTGTCACGCGGGCGATCGTGGCCGCCCGGCGGGCCACCGGCCAGGAAGGCGACGACCTGCTCGGCGCGATGCTGGCCTCGGGGCACGCGATGACCGCGACCGACCTGCGCGACCAGGTGCTGACGATCGTCATGGCCGGGCACGAGACCACGGCCAAGGCGCTGACCTGGACGCTCTATCTCCTCGACCGTCATCCCGACGCCGCGCGGGCGGTGCGCGGGGAGGTGGACGAGGTGCTGGGCGAGGACCGGACCGCCACCGCGGCCGACCTGCCCCGGCTGGGGGCCTGCCAGCGGGCGATCAAGGAGGCCATGCGGTTGTACCCGCCCGTGTGGCTCATCTCCCGGCGCTCGGTCGAGGCCGACGTCGTCGGCGGCTACCCGATACCGCCCGGCACTCTCGTGTGCGTCAGCCCGTACGTACTCCATCGGGATCCGCGGTACTGGCACGACCCGGAGACGTACGCACCGGACCGGTTCACGGCCGAGCACACCCACGCGGGGCACCAGTACCTCCCCTTCGGCGGCGGCCCCCGGGTGTGCGTGGGCCGCCACTTCGCGATGGTCGAGGCCACTCTCGTGCTCGCCGTACTGCTGCGCGACGTGCGCCCGGAGCTCGTCCCCGGCTTCCCCGTCGAGCCCGAGGCCCTCGTCACGCTGCGCCCCCGGCACGGCATGCTGATGGTTCCGAGGCCCAGATGA